The Arachis ipaensis cultivar K30076 chromosome B10, Araip1.1, whole genome shotgun sequence DNA window aactcggctaAGTGGGTTACTGAGTGAGCCCCCAGTTCAACGTACTTCATTAAAGTAACTTCCCATTTGCGCCACGTGGAAAATTGTGCGTGCTTTTTGTTCAGGAGAGAGAAGGAGTGGGTGCTTCATTAATGTTTTGATGGTTTCCAATGCTCCTTTCGTCGTTTGATGTGACTGAGGGAGTTTTGATACTTGGAACGTTTTTTGGTTGTGATTAATTGGTTTTGCTGATTGGAATTTTGGGCGTTTTTGGTTTTCTGCTTCTTGTCTGGAGAATGAGCAAGAGAGGTATGGTCATGTTTGTGTTCTTCTAATTCCTTTCTTCTCTCAACTCTTTGTTTTTCTTGGTTGCATGTTTGTTTATTGTTTCTAATGGGGTTTGAGAAGGAGCAGAAAGGTGAAATAGACTGGTCTTATGACTGGGTAGGGGATGACGTGAGGTCTCGGGTGTCACTGTTTTGTGATGAAGCTGCTGTTAAGGAAGTAGATGCTAGTAGGGTGGTGAGGCGGAACTCTGGGGTTGGGGTTGAGTTACTGCCCTGTAGTGTTAATGATAGGGTTTATCACCGGGGCAGAGGCTTTGAATTTTTCTATATGCACAGCTGCGTTCTTGAGGAGTTGAGAGTTAGATTACCTTTCACTGATTTCGAATGTCAGGTCTTGAGGCAGTTAAACTGTGCTCCGTCACAGCTTCATCCCAATGGGTGGGCGTTTCTCCGTTCGTTTGAAATTTTAATGGTGTTTCTGGAAGTGTTGCCGTCTGttgaccttttcttttctttatttcaagCTAAAGGGGTGTGGAAAGGTGGTTGGATAAACTTCAATAGCACTCCTGGTTTTGACATTTTCAAATTGTACAAATcctcttttaaagattttaaagaaATGTATTTAAAGGTTAGGGCTTTGGAAAAAGATTTTCCGTTTTTCGTGGATGAAAATCTGGCTGAGAAGTTCCCGTTGTATTGGTGCTCGGAACCTCAGAATATACTCGGTCCTGAGGTTATCTCCCCGAGGAATGTTTGTGTGATTGAGTTTCTTGTTGAAAATATCGGTCGGGGAGACTTAATTTCAATGTATGAGCTTCTGAAGTGGGAGGAGGATAAAGATGCTGTGGTAGCCTATTTGGGTGAGTCATAGGGTTTTTATAAGGTGTTTATTGCTTCTTGTCGTATGTCTGATGTGTTTGTTGTTTTCACAGGTGGTAAATATCCTGGTGTTTCAGCTGCGTCTTTGAGGACGCGCTTCAAGAATAAGAATCTGGAGAAGGAGGTATCGTCGTCTAATGCTGAGAAAGTTGCTGGTGTCGGCGAGGTTACGCAGCCTCGTCAAGGTCGGAGGAAGGTGATTgcgaagaagagaaagaagtccGACCTTGTTGATTTGTCGGATGATTCTGACGATAAGGAGATAGGGGTTCCTCTTGAAGAGATACAGGCTTTTATGGGCAATCAAAAAAGACTTCATGAAATTTCGGAACAAAGTGAGGCATTTTCGGTGTGGGGAAAGGAGTATCCCTATATGGCTGTGGTGGACGAGTATTGCCAGTCGTCGGCTGACGTTACTCTTGCAAAGGAAGTCGGGGACATGGCTATTGGGCAGTATATGCAGGTAATGATTTTATTGGTTTTTTCTTGCTCTTCATCTTTATGAATTTtggtattttttctttctttaggtTGTTGGTCTTTGTCTTGCAAGTCTTGGGCGTAGCCAAGAGTTGAAAAATAAGAGGGTTGCTGCAGAGAAAGGAGAGGTTGCTGTTTTGAAGGAGGAGTTGGTGAAGAGTAAGAGTGTTGCTGCTGAGCTTCAAGGCCGTTTGACTGAGACCGAGAAGTTGTTGAAGGAGACTAAAGAAAGTTACTCTAGAGATGTGGAAgatttgaagaaaaaggaaagtgATCTGGTGAACATTCAAACTCGTTTGATTGAGGTTACTGCTCAATTTAAGGAGATGGAGAAGAAAAAGGCGGATGAGATATTAGATTCTTTTGTTGAAGGTTTTGAAAGGGCGAGGTTGCAGGTTAGGTTTTTGGTTCCAGATGCCGATCTTTCTGGTATGGATCCTGGGAAGATAGTTCGAGATGGTCAACTGATCGAAGATGATGGCGATGCAGAAGATGAAGCCGATAATGTTTAATGTGTTCTGTTAGAGACGTGTTTGAATTTACTTTGCATATGATAGTTAGTTTGTTTTGTTTGAACTTTGTTGAATTTGACttgtttgaattttgaatgtGATGCTTTATAAAAGCTGTTTGATATTTGCCGGAAAGTGTTCCGAGCTTATTGCTATTTTTGTTGCTGTGATTATCTGATGATGGAAGTTTGTTGCTCAGACATGTATGTTGTCTGAGCTGTATTTGATAGAGTTATATTTGATCGACAATATTAGTCGTATAGTTGTTTGATAAAGAAGATAATATTTGTCTCCTATATATTCGGAGTTTCTATGAACCTTTTGAAtacaaaggtgcaggtaggctagcctcgttaaaacctctccaagcaaaaccctttgggataaaatcttggtagtaggaaaaagagtacaagcctGTCCCTGTCTTTTAAGTATAAAATTTCTTTAAGGAAGACACATTCCATGTACTAGGTATGAGTTTACCATCTAATGATTCTAGCTTGTATGCTCCTTGACCGAGTACTTTTGATACTCGGTATGGACCGTCCCAATTGGCTGCGAGCTTTCCATGTGTTGGTGGTTTCCGAGCAGTTTCAGTCTTGCGGAGGACTAAGTCTCCTTTGACGAATGATCTGCTTTTGACCGACTTGTTGTACTGTCGAGCAATTGCTTGCTGTGCCGCGCGTTGCTTCAAGGCGGCGATGTCTCTGATTTCTTCGATGATGTCTAGCTCGGATTTCCGAGCTTCGTCTTGGTTGTTTATGTAAGTTCGGATTGAGTTCTGGGAGATCTCCAGGGGGATCATGGCTTCCGATCCGTATACCAGTCTGAATGGCGTTTCTTTTGTTGATGTTTGTGGGGTGGTGTTGTATCCCCAAAGGACTTCAGGTATTAGTTCGGCCCAGAGTCCTTTGGCGTCATCTAGTTTCTTTTTTAGTGCATGCAGGATGACCTTATTTGCAGCCTCAGCTAGTCCGTTCGTTTGAGGGTGTTCAACGGAGGTGAAGTGTTGGTTTATTTTGAGATTCTGCAAGAAAGATTGAAACTTTTGGTCGGCAAACTGGCGACCGTTGTCAGTTGTGATATGTTGAGGTATGCCAAATCGGCAAATAATGTTTTTCCAAACGAAAGAAATCATTTGTTGAGATGTTATTCTTGCTAAAGGTtgggcttccacccatttggagaaATAATCAATGCCGACAATTAGAAATTTTACCTGGCCCGGTGCCGTAGGAAACGGCCCGAGTATATCCAAACCCCATTGGTTAAATGGCCAGCTGATTTCTGAATGATGCATTTGCTCGGCAGGTATGTGTATCAGTGGTGTGTGTCTTTGGCAATTTTGGCATGTCCTGATTTTTTGTTGGCTGTCCTGTTTCAACGTCGGCcagaagaatccagctcggagGATCTTTGATGCTAAGCTCCGAGCTCCTGTATGTGTGCCACAGATTCCTTCATGTGCTTCTGCTAATGCTATGTCAGCTTCTGGCTTGTTGAGGCATTTTAGTAAGAGGCGAGTATATCCCCGTCGGTATAATGCTCCGTTGAGTATTGTGAAGGAAGATGCTTGCCGCCGGAACCTTTTATCGTTCTCGACCCCTTCTGGTATATTACCTGTATGTAAATAGTGTATAAAGTCGTCCCTCCAATCTTTTACCTGTGTCACACTTAACACATTTGTCAGAGTAACAGTGGGTGATGCTATTGTGAATTGTTGCAGTGTGGATAACTCGGATTGTGTGCTGCCGAGCTTTGATAAGATATCTGCCCTTTGATTTTGTTCGCGTGGTATATGTTCTATTTCAAATTtgacaaatttttttaataatttttttactaataGCAGGTATTTAGAGAGTAGAGGATCTTTGACCTGAAAAAGGTCGTTTACCTGCTGTACTACTAACAAAGAATCACAATATACCTTGATCGTCGAGATTTGGAGATCTAAACAGAGTCGGAGTCCAGCGAGCAGTGCTTCATACTCGGATTGGTTATTGCTGGCTTTGAAAGCTAAGTGTATTGAGTGTTCAAGTATGAATCCGTCCTCGGCTTCCAGACGTATTCCTGCTCCACAGCCCCCATTATTGGAAGATCCGTCCACATATAAGATCCATTGTTTTGCATGATCTTCCTCGGATGGTGTAGTAAACTCGGCGATGAAATCGGCTAAAAATTGTGACTTGATCGGTCCTCTGGATTGGTATCTGATATCGAACTCAGACAGTTCGACTGCCCATTTTATGAGTCGCCCTgcgatttctggtttgtgtaacACTTGTCTTAGTGGGTGATCTGTTCTGACGTAGATAACGTGGCTCTGGAAGTAAGGTCGGAGACGTCGTGCCGAGAATATTAGTGCTAGTGCGAGCTTCTCAATCCTTGGGTAATTGAGCTCGGCATGTTGGAGAGTTTTACTGACGAAGTATATCGGATGTTGCACTTTGTTTCTGTCTGATACAAGGGCCGAGCTTATCGCCCAATCAGTGACTGACAGATATAGAAATAAGTCTTCCCCTTGTAGGGGTTTTTGTAAAATTGGCGGTTGTGAGAGAGTTGTTTTTAATTTGGAAAAGGCTTTCTCACAATCGTCGTTCCACTCAAatctgtttttctttttaattgtttgGAAAAAAGGAATAGAAGTTGAAGCTAAACAGGGAACAAATCTGGAAAGTGCGGCAAGGCGTCCTGTTAGACGCTGAACTTCTTTTACTGTTTTGGGGCTGGTCATGTCCAGAACTGCTCGGCATTTGTCTGGGTTTGCCTCTATTCCCCTGCATGTTagtaaaaaacctaaaaacttaCCCCCTTGAACGGCGAAGGCACATTTCTCGGGGTTGAGGCGCATGTTGTACTGGCGGATCTGGCCGAATATTTCTGTAAGGTCGTTGATGTGATTATGTCCGGTTTTTGTTTTGGCGACCATATCATCGACATAAACTTCGATGTTTCTGCCGATTTGTTTGGCGAACACTTTATCCATAAGGCGTTGGTAAGTTGCACCTGCGTtctttaatccaaatggcataacTTTATAACAATAGTTACCGAAATCAGTGATAAAAGCTGTTTTGCCTTGATCGGAGGGGTGCATGAGTATTTGATTATACcctgaatatgcatccataaaacttaaagtAGCGTAGCCTGATGCATTGTCTACTAAAGAGTCTATGGATGGTAGGGGGTAAGAATcctttgggcatgctttgtttaaattggtgaaatcgacgcacatgcgccacttaccgttttgtttccttaccattaccacattggctagccatgtagTGAATCTGATCTCTTTGATAAATTCAGTGttgatgagtttttgtgtttcttCTAGTGTTGCTCTCCTTTTTTCTTCGCCGAGTTTTCGTTTCTTCTGTTGTACTGGTCGGACTGCCGAGTTTATTGCTAGTTTATGACTGATAATTTGTGGATCAATGCCGGGCATGTCTGCAGGTTTCCAGGCAAAAAGCTCGGCATTTTCTTGTAGAAAGGTTTTTATGGCCTGTAACTCAGCTGGGTTGATTGATGTACCTACATATGTAAATTGTTAGGGTCATTATTAAAATACACTTTTTGTAGGTCATCGGATGGTTTTGGTCGCTCGATAAAATCGGCTCTTGGGTCGAGGTCAGCTAGTGTGTCTTCGTTTTGTTTGAGTTCGACATTGTTGACTTGTTGTGTTGAGCGGTTTTGGAACTTCATGCTGGTGTTATAACACTGTCGGGCCTCTTTATGATTTCCATGGATTGTTGCAACCTGATCATCCTGCAGTGGAAACTTTACACAGAGATGGACTGTAGAGACAATGGCGCCGAACTTATTTAGAAAAGGTCGGCCAAGGATAAGGTTATATGGACTGAAACAGTCAACTACTAGATATTGAATATCATTAGTTTTTGAAAGAGGATGCTCAcccagtgtggtttgtaaccaaaCTGATCCGAGTATTGGAACTCGTTCTCCCGAGAAGCCGACTAAGTCTCCTCCTGTGGACTGTAGCATGTTGTCGCTGAGCTTCATCTTTTGAAATGTGGAATAAAACAGAACATCGGCGCTGTTCCCGGGATCCAAGAGCACTTTTTTTACTAATAGATCCCCTATCTGGAGGGTGATTACCACAGGGTCGTCCAAATTTTGTATGCTGGAGTTAAAGTTGGCCTGTGTGAAGGTGACTTCTGGTTGTGGGTTATTGATTGCTACATCTTGCTTTGGTCCTTCTACCGAGCATATTGCTCTGAATGACCTTTTCCTTGCCGAGTTTGAGTATCCCCCACTTGCGTATCCTCCTGAAATACAATTGATTATACCTCGTGGTCTTTCATATTGGTTTGAAGATGCCTTCTCTTTTCCTCGGTGTTGTTCAGAGAGGTCGTTGGTTGTGGAACTGGGGCCACGTTTTTGGATCTGACCACCAATGTATTTGTCTAGGTGGCCTTGTCTTGCTAGTCGTTCTAAGAGATCTTTGGCGACCACACAATCATCGGTATTGTGGCCGTGTTTTTGGTGGAAAGCACAGTACTTTGATTTGTCTACATGCTTTACATCCTGGTATGTGCCAGCCTTTCTTGGTGGTTTGATTAATTTGGAGTTCAAGATCTCCTTGATTATGTCCTCCTTCTTAGTGTTAAACTGCGTATAAGAATCAAATCGAGGTGTTAGTTTAAAACTTTTCTTAATGGATGAGCTCTTATCTTCTTCGCGGAAATGTGACTTGTCAGATTTCCGAGCTTGTCTGAGCTCCTCGATGTCAATTTGTCCTTTTGCTTTCTCTCGAAATTCTGCTAGAGTCTTCGGTTTTGCCACTGCGATCGTCTCCTGGAATTTCCCGGGTCGGAGGCCGCTTTTAATTGCATGCAGATGGACCTCGGGGTGGAGATCTGGTATGCTGATTGCGACCTTGGTAAAGCGAGTCATATAGTCCTTTAGGCTTTCGTTTGGTCCTTGCTTGATGGTGTTCAGGTAATCGGAGTCGTGCAAGTATATTGCAGATCCGGCGAAATGTTCTTCAAATAGCTTCGCTAGCTGATGAAAGCGTGAAATGGAACCTGCAATAGGCAAAGCAcacaaccaatcaagtgcaggaccgtctaaatAATTCGGAAAACAACGACATAAGACTGTATCTGATGCACCATTGACGATCATTATTGATCGGAATTTCTTTATGAACTTCCTCGGATCTCCGAGTCCATCATAAGGCGTGAGGGTCAACGGCAGAGTGAACCTCTTCGGCAGTTCAAAGTTCATTACTTCTTCTGTAAAGGGGCCTACAAGGTCCTCGGATTCTTCTTTCTTGTCTTCGGGCTGCTGCTCTTCATGTTGAGCGGTTTCCGAAACATGAGTCGGCTGGGATTGATGTTCCTCGTCCTCCGCCTGTTGGCGATGAGCATCATTGTGTTCAATCCGAGCATGATTTAGTTCAGCAATTTGAGCAGACATTATTTGGTTCTCGTCAGCCATCCGCTGATTAGCTTGCTGTAGCTCAGCTACCATTCGCATGAGTTCGGACAGTGACGGAGGCGGTGCGTCAGCCATGGATGCAGATGGAAGTGATGGGACCAAAAGAAAAATATGATTttctcggccccacggtgggcgccaattgatCTTGCCTGGGAAATAGGTCGGCTTCAACTCCTCGAGATTAGCCGAGCTATGTGCTGCAAGGTTGGACGTCCGCTCCTCAGAGTCCGAGTTCTTTATGTTCGTTGTAGATGTGAAGGTGTGAACAATACAAAGGGagtggagtgtacctgcaaaggcactccaatgcttaagtcagtTATGGTGTTAAGTTCAGAAAAAGAGGTCTCAAAAAAGACATTTTACCTTCCTTTTATAGAAATATGTTCGTCCGTTACATTGTAGGTGATAAAATCGGTTTCGTAACCGATTTTATCTTTCCGTTTGGGACGTCGGTTATGGTAATGTTAACGCCaccgagttatagctcataaAGGCCGAGCAATAACGGCAAAATGACGAGTTATGGTGATGGTCAATAACGGTTATGAGGCCGAGTTATAGCTCGTATTAATGGTGACCATATCAGTGTCAAACATAGTTTTTTTGGCCATTTTGGTGGATTATAATAATTTCGgcctaatattaaaaaaaatctctagttaaatatattatatttaaCTTGGAATTAAAATGATAATTAAAAAAGGTATCTAGGAGAATTATGTAGACTCTTCTATCTCCACAAGTCTATTTTGCCAAGACAATGAGTTATGCCAGCTAGGCATATGCTATATATAACCAATCAACTCATATGAGCTATTCAATTGGAGACAAATTATGGGTTGGGATTAATAATTGCTTGGAGGTAGGGTTTAAGCTTATCAATTGGTGCTTCTTCTACTCTtcccattttttttttctcatactAATCGCCATtatcatttttctcatcatgAATTTAAAACTTTGAATTTGTTCGTGTTTGAGTAAAGCTTCCCCTTGCTTCTTGATTTTGTGATGAGTATTGATCTCGCGGTTATAATAAGTCGGTCATAACTGATATATAAATCGGTTACTAATATCAAATAATAACGTTATAATAAGTCGATTACCAGTAAACATTATCTTTTATCATGAATGACTATATATTTATTCTTTATTAGTAACTGACCATTTATAAGGCAATAATAACTACAATATTAAATACTTATAAAGCTACGTTTAGAGGAATGGTGGAAATATAAGATTCTACTTAAATATAACTTGGGAAAATTCTAAAAGGCTAATTTAAGtgttagaatattttttttttttgtaaatactAATGTTTTTGTTCGTAATAATATTACGgtaatataaattttttgaaattatgttagtttttgtcctgatattatagattatgatagaaaaatttataaaataaaactaCTTTTATAAAAAGATTGTAAGAGGACAAAAGTCGTCGACTAAGAAGACCAGGATCTCcatagataaaaaatcaaataataaattttttagtcATTATTTTACGTGAAAGAGTTtgattttttactaataattaattttaacattcattatctaaaatttgaaagaatttaaTATGTATATTTTTACATTTGATTAGGTGTTAAGTCtgagagaaaaatagaaaaagagagagatagaTAAGAATATGgaggaataaaatttattaattttagaagaaaatatttcatctcaattttaataaaagagtcatgtgacatattttgattgttaaattagtaatatatatagctatattttaatttcaatatttcaattttaattttaatttaagggGTAAGTACTGTTTTGGTCCGTAAAATTGAGCGTGAAAATCGAAACCGTCTctcatctaattttcgatttagaatcgtTCTTAAcgttttttcgtattaaaatcgtccttttaatttttttggacaaaaataccctcaccactaccaacacaattacctcctccaccatcaccaccaacaccaacaccaccgcCACAACcagcaccaacaccaccaccagcaccaccaccaccaccaacaccaacaccaacaccaacactaacacaactaccaccaccaccaccaccaacacaaacaccaccaccaacaccaaccaaCACCAACACTAAGAACACCAAACAACAGCAACTTCTtccattaacaaattaaaaatacaataacAAAAACCAGATTCAACAAAACCAACAACaattcagaaataaaaaaaaaacaaaatcaatcaacaacaattcagaaatcaaaacaagaacaaaactAACAATGATTCAACAAATCAAATCAGATTCAACAAATCAAGAAGCGGAAGAAGCAGAAGACGAAGCAAAAACAGAGATTGAAGCAAGAAGCAGAGGCGGCGAGGAGCAGCGGCGAGCAACGGAGCGGAAGCCGATGACGACGAGGAGGTCNNNNNNNNNNNNNNNNNNNNNNNNNNNNNNNNNNNNNNNNNNNNNNNNNNNNNNNNNNNNNNNNNNNNNNNNNNNNNNNNNNNNNNNNNttcttttttttttaaattttataacttttattattaaaataggaataggggtagtttaggaataacataaaaaatttattaaaaaaagacgattttaatacgaaaaaaacgttaaggacgattctaaatcgaaaattagatgagggaCGGTTTCGATTTTCACACtcaactttagggaccaaaatagTACTTACCCCTTAATTTAACTACAATTAGAGAAGAATGTCATGTtacacattttgattgtcaacaaatttataattagccattgataatgatatataaaagagatagagaaagggaaaaagaagaagaaagaactctttaattttagaaaaaaattatattttaattacaataaaaGAGTGACATATGACATTATTAATCAATATATACGTATCTACGAAATATCAAGGTCAAATAATGCTAGACAAGCTATACATGAAAGAGGATTAGTCAAGCAAGAACAAGCTAAGTATGttctatttgatttttaattattttattcgtTCTTatagtttcatcaaattttcaattaagttttttatattttttttttaaatttggtccatacaatattttttaattttataattaagtcatttttagtataaaaaaatattagagttaattgaatatttttcttcacaaaattaaaggtatttataattaaaaccCTAACTAGATCTTTGACCGCatgtattttagaaaaaatattctatttattttaaccattttatatgaaaatgactaaattataaaattaaaagtagtgaagagacccaattaaaaagaaaaaaaatatagggacctaattgaaaatttggtgaaactatagagaccaacaaaataattaaacctttaaaaTATATAGTATTTAATTCTGGTGATTAATTTGTTTTTCCTATTAAAAttttgggtaaagtatactttttgtccctgaagtttgacaaaaatttcaaaaatactcctaagttttattttgttttaattttgtctcaaaagttttcgatttgcatcaaatatacccctagtggctaatttttaaaaaaatttaaggccaattcaacaacaatttcataagaataaccctcaacacaagcaaatcaagcatcattttcatgcattattgttatattggtcttaaattttttgaaaatttagccgttaagggtatatttgatgcaaatcgaaaacttttgggacaaaattgaaataaaataaaacttaggggtatttttgaaacttttgtcaaactttagggacaaaaaatatactttaccctaaaaatTTTAAGCATGCTAAATGTACATTAAAATCAGTTACCAAAATTAATCATTAGTGTAGAGTACATATTAAAATGCAAAATgcctatttaaaataaattaaactatatatgtatctatataaaaaatataatgattaattttagtgttgattttagtatataaataattttttttttaatttcacttaTATGTCATGTGAAATGTGCTACATGATCGTATTATGACATATGTCACTCATTTAGCTTATCTTTAGtgataaaattaagatttaattactctattagtcTCTGATATATCCATTATAACTCGGCTACACATTATAACTCGGTTCCTAGCGTTATAGATCAACCATCAATGACAATATCAAAACtgtatcaaaatgctctaaaatGCTTTCATTTCTCATCAATGTAAATCAAACGCACAAATGACTATTGACACTCACTCCGAATATAAAAAGGTGGCAAGAGATTGATTTAAAACCAACTTGAATATAGAGCTTATTATTCACTCAATAACTTGAGTATCAGAGTACCTTTTGCAGGTGCCCACCTCCTTATTCTCTTGGTGCCGAGGTATAACTCATTCTGACAGAAAGCTTGAAGATAATCGCCGGAGGACGAGTTATACCACAGTCAACCCttacaagaacaattggcgcccaccgtgggtcgaagatttaaaatttttctttgagCTCCTGAATTTTTAGGTCTGTCTATGGCTGATCAACCTTCTCCAACACTATCCGAGCTTCTTCAGATGGTAACAAAATTACAATAGACCAATCAGCGCATGGCAGAAAAAAATCAAAGAATGACAAATCAGATAGTTGAGCTTACCAATGCTCGGATAACTCATAATGATGATTATCACGAACAACCAGATCATGAGGAAGCAAACTCCGATCCAACTCATATCTTTGAAACTTAGGAACCAGAGGAGGATCAACCTGCCAATGAAGAAATAGAATTGGACAACGCAGTTGGTCCATTCACCGTCGATGGCATGAATTTCCAATGATCTAAAAACTTTCTTTGCCAATGACTTTAACTCCTTATAATGGCTTGGGTGATCCGAAAAATACATCAAAATATTTTGTTCTATGATGATAGTAAACAATGCTTCTGACCCAATTTTATATATGTCATTGTTTTTCTACTTTtttagacggtcctgcacttgattaatttttttctttgtctGCAGAATCTGTTTCACGTTTTCAAAAACTAGCCAAGCTATTTGAAGATCAGTATGCAGCATCTTCTATTTATTTGCATGATTCATATTATTTAAGCACAATTAAGCAGGGACAAC harbors:
- the LOC107621130 gene encoding uncharacterized protein LOC107621130 is translated as MADAPPPSLSELMRMVAELQQANQRMADENQIMSAQIAELNHARIEHNDAHRQQAEDEEHQSQPTHVSETAQHEEQQPEDKKEESEDLVGPFTEEVMNFELPKRFTLPLTLTPYDGLGDPRKFIKKFRSIMIVNGASDTVLCRCFPNYLDGPALDWLCALPIAGSISRFHQLAKLFEEHFAGSAIYLHDSDYLNTIKQGPNESLKDYMTRFTKVAISIPDLHPEVHLHAIKSGLRPGKFQETIAVAKPKTLAEFREKAKGQIDIEELRQARKSDKSHFREEDKSSSIKKSFKLTPRFDSYTQFNTKKEDIIKEILNSKLIKPPRKAGTYQDVKHVDKSKYCAFHQKHGHNTDDCVVAKDLLERLARQGHLDKYIGGQIQKRGPSSTTNDLSEQHRGKEKASSNQYERPRGIINCISGGYASGGYSNSARKRSFRAICSVEGPKQDVAINNPQPEVTFTQANFNSSIQNLDDPVVITLQIGDLLVKKVLLDPGNSADVLFYSTFQKMKLSDNMLQSTGGDLVGFSGERVPILGSVWLQTTLGEHPLSKTNDIQYLVVDCFSPYNLILGRPFLNKFGAIVSTVHLCVKFPLQDDQVATIHGNHKEARQCYNTSMKFQNRSTQQVNNVELKQNEDTLADLDPRADFIERPKPSDDLQKVYFNNDPNNLHM